In one window of Methanococcoides methylutens DNA:
- the ppdK gene encoding pyruvate, phosphate dikinase, which produces MADNKFVYLFGNDETEGKNSMKDLLGGKGANLAEMSNLGIPVPVGFTITTEVCTLYLKDKHYPSGLEEQINNAIKELENTTGKRFGDLNNPLLVSVRSGARVSMPGMMDTVLNLGLNDSSVIGLANKTGNDRFAYDSYRRFLTMFADVVLGIEHEKFESALTAKKKDKGVKQDTDLDVDDLKELVENFKGIIKEETGNDFPQEARQQLQMAIDAVFGSWNNQRAITYRRLNGIPGQWGTAVNVQSMVYGNMGESSGTGVAFTRDPATGEKRFFGEYLINAQGEDVVAGIRTPQPIKTLKNNMPEVYDQLVDIYMKLEDHFKDMQDIEFTIEKGKLFMLQTRTGKRTAAAAIKIATDMVEEGLIDKETALTRVEPAQVDRLLHPNIDPDATPDVIANGLPASPGAAVGEVVFTAEHAEERAKKGEKTILVRAETSPEDIGGMNAAEGILTVRGGMTSHAAVVARGMGKPCVAGCGEIVIDMKEKVFHIGEHSINEGDMISIDGSTGDVILGEVDLILPGVTGELEQILSWADEVRTLKVRTNADTPHDAQVARDFGAEGIGLCRTEHMFFGEDRIPAVREMIMAEEIDVRKAALKKLLPMQREDFIGIFRAMEGFPVTIRLLDPPLHEFLPNHEEAIEKLAELNANDATQTELDRVKKIIERIEYLKEMNPMLGHRGCRLGITYPEIYEMQAQAIIEAACELTKEGMTIVPEIMIPLISNIEELEFVKKHVIGAVEAAMEKEGLKLDYMVGTMIELPRAALTADKIAKEAEFFSFGTNDLTQTTFGFSRDDAGKFLPFYLESGILEDDPFAVLDQEGVGQLVKIGIEKGRATRPDIKIGICGEHGGEPKSVKFGHNVGLNYVSCSPFRVPIARLAAAHAVIENKQ; this is translated from the coding sequence GTGGCAGATAATAAATTTGTGTACCTTTTCGGAAACGACGAAACTGAAGGCAAAAATAGTATGAAAGACCTGCTTGGGGGCAAAGGAGCCAACCTCGCAGAAATGTCAAATCTGGGAATACCAGTTCCGGTTGGGTTTACGATCACGACCGAGGTCTGTACTCTTTATCTTAAGGACAAACATTATCCTTCAGGTCTTGAAGAGCAGATCAATAATGCCATAAAGGAGCTGGAAAACACTACAGGGAAGAGATTTGGAGATCTTAACAATCCATTACTTGTTTCTGTACGCTCAGGTGCCCGCGTGTCCATGCCTGGAATGATGGACACTGTACTAAACCTGGGACTTAACGATAGTTCAGTAATAGGCCTTGCCAATAAGACCGGCAATGACAGGTTTGCTTACGACAGCTACAGAAGATTCCTCACAATGTTCGCAGACGTCGTGCTTGGCATCGAACACGAGAAGTTCGAGTCGGCACTCACTGCTAAAAAGAAGGATAAAGGCGTCAAACAGGATACAGACCTTGATGTAGATGACCTAAAGGAACTTGTTGAAAACTTCAAGGGAATTATAAAGGAAGAGACCGGAAATGACTTCCCCCAGGAAGCAAGACAACAGCTCCAGATGGCCATTGATGCAGTGTTCGGTTCATGGAACAACCAGCGTGCAATCACATACAGGCGCCTGAATGGCATCCCCGGACAATGGGGAACTGCAGTGAACGTACAGAGCATGGTCTATGGTAACATGGGAGAAAGCTCCGGAACAGGAGTAGCATTCACAAGAGACCCTGCAACAGGTGAAAAGAGATTCTTCGGAGAATACCTCATCAATGCACAGGGAGAAGATGTCGTTGCCGGTATCAGGACACCTCAACCGATCAAAACCCTGAAGAACAACATGCCCGAGGTCTACGACCAGCTTGTGGACATCTACATGAAACTGGAGGATCACTTCAAAGACATGCAGGATATCGAGTTCACCATTGAGAAAGGCAAGCTTTTCATGCTGCAGACAAGGACCGGAAAGAGAACTGCAGCTGCAGCCATCAAGATCGCGACCGATATGGTCGAAGAAGGACTTATCGACAAGGAAACAGCCCTTACAAGGGTAGAACCTGCACAGGTTGACAGGCTCCTACACCCAAATATTGATCCTGACGCAACACCGGATGTAATTGCTAACGGTCTCCCTGCATCCCCGGGAGCTGCTGTGGGTGAAGTAGTTTTCACAGCAGAACATGCCGAAGAAAGAGCAAAAAAGGGCGAAAAGACCATCCTTGTGCGTGCTGAGACCTCACCCGAGGACATCGGTGGCATGAATGCTGCAGAAGGTATCCTTACAGTACGCGGAGGAATGACCTCACATGCAGCAGTCGTTGCAAGAGGTATGGGTAAGCCATGTGTTGCAGGCTGTGGCGAAATTGTAATTGATATGAAAGAGAAGGTTTTCCACATTGGAGAACATTCCATCAACGAAGGAGACATGATCTCCATTGACGGATCCACAGGAGACGTCATTCTCGGAGAGGTTGACCTTATCCTGCCAGGCGTTACAGGCGAACTTGAACAGATACTCTCATGGGCTGATGAGGTCCGAACCCTCAAGGTCAGGACAAACGCAGACACTCCACACGATGCACAGGTCGCACGCGACTTTGGTGCAGAAGGTATTGGACTCTGCAGAACAGAGCACATGTTCTTCGGAGAGGACAGGATTCCTGCTGTACGTGAAATGATCATGGCAGAAGAGATCGATGTAAGAAAAGCAGCATTAAAGAAACTTCTCCCAATGCAGAGAGAGGACTTTATCGGAATATTCAGGGCAATGGAAGGATTCCCTGTGACCATCAGGCTGCTTGACCCACCACTCCACGAATTCCTGCCAAACCATGAGGAAGCAATTGAAAAGCTGGCAGAACTGAATGCTAATGATGCCACACAAACCGAACTTGACAGGGTCAAGAAGATTATCGAGCGTATTGAATATCTCAAAGAGATGAACCCAATGCTCGGTCACAGAGGATGCCGCTTAGGGATAACATATCCTGAGATCTATGAGATGCAGGCACAGGCCATCATTGAAGCAGCATGTGAGCTCACAAAAGAAGGCATGACGATCGTGCCTGAGATCATGATCCCTCTGATAAGCAACATAGAGGAACTTGAGTTCGTCAAAAAGCATGTGATCGGAGCCGTAGAAGCAGCTATGGAAAAGGAAGGTCTCAAACTTGACTACATGGTCGGAACAATGATAGAACTGCCAAGAGCAGCACTCACAGCCGACAAGATAGCAAAGGAAGCCGAGTTCTTCTCCTTTGGTACCAACGACCTGACCCAGACAACCTTTGGGTTCAGCAGGGATGATGCAGGCAAGTTCTTACCATTCTACTTAGAGAGTGGCATACTCGAGGACGATCCATTTGCAGTACTTGACCAGGAAGGTGTGGGACAGCTTGTGAAGATCGGAATAGAAAAAGGACGTGCTACAAGACCTGACATCAAGATCGGTATCTGTGGAGAACATGGCGGAGAGCCTAAATCTGTGAAGTTCGGACACAACGTCGGACTGAACTATGTCAGCTGCTCACCATTCCGTGTACCAATTGCAAGACTTGCAGCAGCACATGCTGTGATCGAGAACAAGCAGTAA
- a CDS encoding carbohydrate kinase family protein, whose amino-acid sequence MSDVISVVGHAAIDLLFDVEGIATQNESYPIVDYQRFFGGGAANIVAAISILGGNSQLISAVGDDFVTSGYEEHLVGLGVDLSLLFRFEGEKGTAAYVFTDPFHNQSTYFYWGASAKMKELEPPEVDFVHLATSEPNFNAKIAQKSKFVSFDPGQDLITYSRENLEVILENTDVLFTNKHEIKRVCEMTESTFDDIKEQIGIVVVTYDAEGSRIFASGEEYGIPVVPVKAVDPTGAGDAYRAGFLVAYTRGYPLDVCGKAGATVASFAVQSVGCQTDLPTWDDMVSRYEGEFGAFPSLDG is encoded by the coding sequence ATGTCTGATGTGATATCTGTAGTAGGACATGCTGCGATCGATCTTCTCTTTGATGTGGAAGGTATTGCAACACAGAACGAATCATATCCGATAGTCGATTACCAGAGGTTCTTCGGAGGCGGGGCTGCAAATATCGTTGCAGCGATCTCCATTCTCGGTGGAAACTCTCAGCTGATCTCTGCGGTTGGTGATGATTTTGTTACCTCCGGGTATGAAGAGCACCTTGTAGGGCTTGGAGTAGACCTTTCCCTGCTTTTCAGGTTCGAAGGCGAGAAAGGAACAGCAGCTTATGTTTTCACAGATCCTTTCCACAACCAATCAACTTACTTCTACTGGGGAGCATCTGCAAAGATGAAGGAACTAGAACCTCCTGAAGTTGATTTTGTTCATCTTGCAACATCTGAGCCAAACTTTAATGCTAAGATCGCACAGAAATCAAAGTTCGTGTCATTTGATCCCGGACAGGACCTTATCACCTATTCAAGAGAGAATCTGGAAGTCATCCTTGAGAACACGGATGTCCTTTTCACGAACAAGCATGAGATAAAGCGTGTCTGTGAGATGACCGAAAGCACTTTTGATGATATTAAGGAACAGATTGGCATTGTAGTCGTCACTTACGATGCGGAAGGCAGCAGGATATTTGCATCCGGTGAGGAGTATGGGATCCCTGTGGTTCCTGTAAAAGCAGTGGACCCGACCGGGGCAGGGGATGCATATCGTGCAGGATTCCTTGTGGCATACACCCGTGGATATCCGCTGGATGTCTGTGGCAAGGCCGGGGCTACGGTGGCATCATTTGCGGTGCAATCCGTTGGTTGCCAGACAGACCTTCCTACATGGGATGATATGGTTTCCAGATATGAAGGTGAGTTCGGAGCATTCCCATCACTTGATGGGTGA
- a CDS encoding DUF555 domain-containing protein, with translation MTNYHVTLEAAWLVRDVNTADDAIGVAIAEAGKRLNPQLDFVEVDVGTTFCPACNEPFGSVFIAANTAIVGLVLEMKVFDAESAEHASRIAKSVIGKALRDVPLHVVDVEDFE, from the coding sequence ATGACAAATTATCATGTTACACTTGAAGCTGCTTGGTTGGTAAGAGACGTAAATACTGCAGACGATGCTATTGGAGTTGCCATTGCAGAAGCTGGAAAAAGACTGAACCCACAACTCGATTTTGTAGAGGTCGATGTCGGAACTACTTTCTGTCCTGCTTGCAATGAGCCTTTTGGCAGCGTTTTTATTGCAGCTAATACCGCAATTGTCGGTCTTGTCCTTGAAATGAAGGTTTTCGATGCAGAGAGTGCAGAGCACGCCTCAAGGATCGCGAAGTCCGTAATAGGTAAGGCATTACGTGATGTACCACTCCATGTAGTGGATGTTGAAGATTTTGAATAA
- a CDS encoding DUF357 domain-containing protein: MTADLNEKVERYERLLREALEKADISPIERSHMRKVAEDYKNMARSYYEDGMHFIRSEDPVNALICFSYGHAWLDAGARLGVFDVDDDVLFTI; the protein is encoded by the coding sequence GTGACAGCAGATCTGAACGAAAAGGTTGAAAGATACGAACGTTTGTTGAGGGAAGCACTTGAAAAGGCGGACATAAGTCCAATTGAGCGATCACACATGCGTAAGGTTGCCGAGGATTATAAGAATATGGCACGTTCCTACTATGAGGACGGTATGCATTTCATTAGGTCTGAGGATCCGGTAAATGCACTTATCTGTTTCAGTTATGGTCATGCCTGGCTGGATGCAGGTGCACGCCTGGGTGTTTTCGATGTTGACGACGATGTGCTGTTCACCATATGA
- a CDS encoding helicase HerA domain-containing protein, translated as MMRGSVGIISGETGSFDFKFLISDSTAVHRGEYVKAWHEGDGWVLCQVLSIKRFSDKVSVKKSFDEAKKAFEELKKDSKDRKSSDRIVAEATVIGSRDPSGLLRAPKTPFSPGDDVFKADNDLISSVLGLSGNEMYIGLLDGTNIPVHLSVNSLVQKHCSILAKTGSGKSYTAAVLLEELLDRKVPLLILDPHSEYASMKKPASSSADFKKFGVSPKGYGSNVTIYTPANKAINPNADELFRLNGNNLTAKDLASIFPENFNSTHIGILYESIQKLRAEMETYTLDDIIFEVSNNESKARWNVMSLLEDIRDSDLLSSSPTSLEELMQKGKAAVIDFKGVAPDLQSMIVAQLCSALFEARKMNAIPPGMLVVEEAHNFAPERGFSKTASSEVLRTIASEGRKFGLGMLVISQRPARIDKNVLSQCGTQVIMKVTNPNDLKSISKGLEGVNSFVEDELMRLPPGVAMLVSNDIERPVLIDVRVRKSKHGGESVNVLKSAQTSSPAPVKSVPKPVSQPPASSTPVQVEGSAEAGSPPPKRQPSRQADRQPKAEGGGLFKKIFGSEK; from the coding sequence ATGATGCGCGGCTCAGTAGGTATAATTTCAGGTGAGACCGGATCGTTTGATTTTAAGTTCTTGATTTCTGACAGCACGGCTGTACATCGAGGGGAATATGTAAAGGCCTGGCATGAGGGCGATGGATGGGTGCTTTGCCAGGTGCTTTCGATCAAAAGGTTCAGTGATAAGGTTAGTGTAAAAAAGTCCTTTGATGAAGCTAAGAAAGCCTTTGAGGAACTTAAGAAGGATAGTAAGGACAGGAAGAGTTCTGACCGTATAGTTGCAGAGGCTACTGTTATAGGAAGTCGTGATCCTTCCGGGCTTTTGAGAGCTCCTAAGACTCCCTTCAGTCCGGGAGATGATGTTTTTAAGGCAGACAATGATCTGATAAGTTCTGTACTAGGCCTGTCTGGTAATGAGATGTACATAGGTCTGCTCGATGGCACTAATATTCCGGTGCACCTGAGCGTGAACAGCCTTGTACAGAAACATTGCAGTATTCTTGCAAAGACCGGAAGTGGGAAATCATACACAGCAGCAGTGTTGCTGGAGGAGTTGCTTGACCGCAAGGTTCCTCTTTTGATACTTGATCCTCATAGCGAATATGCTTCTATGAAAAAACCTGCATCCTCGTCTGCTGATTTCAAAAAGTTCGGTGTATCTCCAAAAGGTTACGGTTCCAATGTAACAATATATACTCCTGCTAACAAGGCAATAAATCCGAATGCTGATGAGCTGTTCAGGTTGAACGGCAACAATCTGACCGCAAAGGACCTTGCTTCCATCTTCCCGGAGAACTTCAACAGTACTCATATTGGTATCCTGTACGAATCGATACAGAAGCTCCGTGCGGAAATGGAAACCTATACTCTTGACGACATAATATTCGAAGTAAGTAATAATGAGAGCAAAGCCCGCTGGAATGTTATGAGCCTCCTTGAGGATATTCGGGATTCAGATCTCCTGTCCTCTTCCCCAACATCTCTGGAAGAGCTTATGCAGAAAGGCAAGGCCGCAGTTATCGATTTTAAAGGCGTGGCTCCGGATCTCCAGAGCATGATCGTAGCACAACTTTGCAGTGCGCTCTTTGAAGCACGTAAAATGAACGCGATCCCGCCTGGAATGCTTGTTGTGGAAGAAGCGCATAACTTTGCTCCGGAGCGTGGGTTCAGTAAGACTGCAAGTTCTGAGGTCCTGCGTACCATTGCATCAGAAGGGCGTAAGTTCGGTCTTGGTATGCTGGTAATATCCCAGCGTCCTGCAAGGATTGACAAGAATGTGCTTTCCCAGTGCGGGACTCAGGTTATAATGAAAGTGACCAACCCTAACGACCTTAAATCCATCAGTAAAGGACTTGAGGGTGTGAACTCCTTTGTAGAGGATGAACTTATGCGCCTGCCTCCGGGTGTTGCTATGCTTGTAAGCAACGACATCGAGAGGCCTGTTCTTATAGATGTCAGGGTAAGGAAATCAAAGCATGGTGGTGAGTCTGTGAACGTTCTTAAAAGTGCCCAGACATCGTCCCCGGCTCCTGTGAAAAGTGTTCCTAAACCTGTCAGCCAGCCACCGGCAAGTTCTACGCCTGTGCAGGTGGAAGGATCTGCTGAAGCAGGTAGCCCGCCACCGAAAAGACAGCCCAGCAGGCAAGCTGATAGACAGCCTAAGGCTGAAGGTGGAGGACTTTTCAAGAAGATCTTTGGTTCCGAAAAATGA
- the dph5 gene encoding diphthine synthase, which produces MLDFVGLGLFDEKDISLKGLEKIHNADKVYVEFYTSILMGTDLEKMEELYQKKITVLSREDVEQHAEEWIADAKDMNVVFLTGGDTMVSTTHVDLRLRALDMGIETSLVHGASIASAICGLSGLQNYRFGKAATVPHPYVTSRGSRVVSETPYDTIKMNMDNGLHTAVFLDIDKDKGYMTVNEALEILLEVEGKRGEGVMTDRISVGIARAGSPSPVVKADYAQSLKSFDFGEPLHILIIPASLHFVEAEALVKLAGAPEAILEDVD; this is translated from the coding sequence ATGCTCGACTTTGTAGGACTCGGACTTTTTGATGAAAAAGACATCTCACTAAAAGGACTTGAGAAGATCCATAATGCGGATAAGGTCTATGTGGAATTCTATACTTCCATTCTTATGGGGACTGATCTTGAAAAGATGGAAGAGCTCTACCAGAAAAAGATCACTGTCCTTTCAAGGGAAGATGTTGAACAGCATGCAGAGGAATGGATCGCCGATGCAAAAGATATGAATGTCGTGTTCCTGACCGGCGGTGACACCATGGTATCCACGACTCATGTGGACCTACGTCTTCGTGCACTTGATATGGGTATTGAGACTTCCCTTGTTCACGGTGCTTCCATAGCATCTGCAATATGCGGTCTCTCAGGTCTCCAGAACTATCGTTTCGGAAAAGCGGCAACTGTTCCTCATCCCTATGTCACCAGCCGTGGCAGCAGGGTGGTATCCGAAACACCGTATGATACTATAAAGATGAACATGGATAACGGCCTTCATACGGCAGTGTTCCTTGATATTGATAAAGACAAGGGCTACATGACAGTGAATGAAGCTCTTGAGATCCTGCTCGAGGTGGAGGGTAAACGCGGTGAAGGTGTAATGACCGATCGTATCTCTGTCGGTATAGCACGTGCAGGTTCCCCGTCACCTGTGGTGAAGGCGGACTATGCCCAGTCCTTAAAAAGTTTTGATTTTGGTGAACCTTTACATATACTTATAATTCCTGCATCACTGCACTTTGTTGAGGCTGAAGCCCTTGTGAAGCTTGCAGGTGCACCTGAAGCGATCCTTGAAGATGTGGACTGA
- the thsA gene encoding thermosome subunit alpha has product MVGQPAIITDPRKEHTQGKQALFANIGAAKAVANIVKTTLGPKGMDKMLVNAVGDIVLTNDGAMILKGMEIENPTARMIVEIAKTQEDIAGDGTTSAAVLAGALLEKAEELVISGVHPTIIIKGFLAAAGKASELLDNYAIDVTKENKDVLLKIAKTAIAGKSAEAYGDHIAQLCVEAALEVAVNGKVNVKENILITQDPGHKISDTELLEGIVINKARLHSAMPSIVENPKIALLASDVLVQKTRNKSTFQISSPEQLTQFAAQEEADYEKMLDTIIDTGATVVVGTKNIDQHAADYFQKKGIFAIRRVNEDDMKNISKATGAHIVKNINDITEKDLGTAGIIEQIGAFDLGKTYIRDCHNSKTVTLFLKGATEHVTDNLERTVDDVLQVLKDVIEDEKIVPGGGASEIEVAQGLRAFAASVGGREQLAITAFAEAMEVIPREIAVNAGMDGIDTILALRAKHGEIKNAGLDVYTGDISDSLEKGIIDPLRVKKQAIKSASEVANMVLRVDDMLKAQRREMMDVNPEHNIHNYDALGL; this is encoded by the coding sequence ATGGTAGGTCAGCCAGCAATTATAACAGATCCAAGGAAAGAACATACGCAGGGCAAGCAGGCTCTCTTCGCAAACATCGGTGCAGCAAAAGCAGTTGCAAATATTGTAAAAACAACACTTGGTCCAAAAGGAATGGACAAGATGCTTGTAAATGCGGTCGGAGATATTGTACTCACCAACGACGGTGCAATGATCCTTAAGGGTATGGAGATCGAGAACCCAACTGCAAGAATGATAGTGGAGATCGCAAAGACACAGGAAGACATCGCAGGTGATGGTACCACCAGCGCAGCTGTCCTTGCAGGAGCACTTCTTGAGAAAGCAGAAGAATTGGTCATTTCCGGAGTTCACCCTACAATAATAATCAAAGGTTTCCTTGCAGCTGCAGGTAAAGCTTCAGAACTTCTTGACAACTATGCCATAGATGTCACAAAAGAGAACAAGGATGTCCTTTTAAAGATCGCAAAGACCGCAATAGCAGGCAAATCCGCAGAAGCTTACGGTGACCACATTGCACAATTATGTGTAGAAGCAGCACTGGAAGTCGCAGTTAACGGAAAGGTCAATGTAAAGGAAAATATCCTGATCACACAGGACCCTGGCCACAAGATCAGTGATACCGAACTTCTTGAAGGCATCGTCATCAACAAAGCACGCCTTCATTCTGCAATGCCATCGATAGTCGAGAATCCAAAGATCGCACTTCTGGCTTCAGACGTATTAGTTCAGAAAACAAGGAATAAATCAACTTTCCAGATCAGTTCCCCAGAGCAGTTGACACAGTTCGCTGCACAGGAAGAAGCAGATTATGAAAAGATGCTCGACACGATCATAGACACCGGTGCTACTGTAGTGGTCGGAACAAAGAACATCGACCAACATGCTGCAGACTATTTCCAGAAAAAGGGGATATTTGCTATCAGACGTGTCAATGAAGATGACATGAAGAACATCTCAAAAGCAACAGGTGCACACATCGTCAAGAACATCAATGACATCACCGAAAAGGACCTTGGAACCGCAGGCATCATTGAGCAGATAGGAGCATTCGATCTCGGTAAGACATACATCAGGGATTGCCACAACTCAAAGACTGTAACCCTTTTCCTTAAAGGCGCTACAGAGCACGTTACTGACAACCTCGAACGTACAGTTGATGATGTATTACAGGTACTCAAGGATGTTATTGAGGATGAAAAGATCGTCCCTGGTGGCGGTGCATCCGAGATAGAAGTTGCACAGGGACTCCGTGCCTTCGCAGCCAGTGTTGGCGGTCGTGAACAGCTTGCAATCACAGCATTTGCAGAAGCAATGGAAGTAATACCAAGAGAAATTGCAGTAAATGCAGGAATGGATGGTATTGACACGATCCTTGCACTTCGTGCAAAGCATGGTGAGATCAAGAACGCAGGTCTTGATGTTTACACAGGCGACATCAGCGACTCTCTCGAAAAGGGAATCATCGATCCTCTCAGAGTAAAGAAACAGGCCATCAAGTCAGCTTCAGAAGTTGCCAACATGGTACTTCGTGTCGACGACATGCTCAAAGCACAGAGAAGAGAAATGATGGACGTCAACCCAGAGCACAACATTCACAACTACGACGCCCTTGGATTGTAA
- a CDS encoding DUF2119 domain-containing protein has product MLLKLYGKGRPFRLFVAGLHGSEWRDTSSVLLNLERPVSGTLALLLVVNRGQYISTLDIDYYSGVGKAIVDVVEKYRPDIYVELHSYSKENFCKLISKDRLSNVGAPGFSILENGVLMGSVSPHIRREHFPVEALCLTFEVEKDNLRSQKFASGMIDIVKGCNSRDEFIDYMIEHYPEVAKKAIEDYKKFYGL; this is encoded by the coding sequence ATGCTTTTGAAGCTATATGGAAAGGGTCGTCCTTTCCGGCTTTTTGTTGCAGGTCTACATGGTTCGGAGTGGCGTGATACATCATCTGTCCTGCTAAACCTCGAACGACCTGTTTCAGGTACTCTGGCACTCCTGCTGGTAGTTAACAGGGGGCAATACATTTCTACACTTGACATTGATTACTATTCCGGGGTCGGGAAGGCAATTGTTGACGTTGTTGAGAAGTACAGGCCAGACATCTATGTGGAACTGCATTCCTATTCTAAAGAGAATTTCTGCAAACTGATCTCTAAAGACCGGTTAAGCAATGTGGGTGCCCCTGGTTTCAGTATTCTTGAAAATGGTGTGCTTATGGGGTCGGTATCGCCTCATATCCGGAGGGAACATTTTCCTGTCGAAGCTCTTTGCCTGACCTTTGAGGTTGAAAAGGACAACCTCCGGTCGCAGAAATTTGCTTCAGGGATGATTGATATTGTAAAAGGCTGCAATTCAAGGGATGAGTTCATCGATTATATGATAGAACATTATCCTGAAGTGGCAAAAAAAGCGATAGAAGATTATAAAAAGTTCTATGGGTTGTAA
- a CDS encoding S4 domain-containing protein codes for MRLDAYLVEMGHFKSRARSKQAIKGGHVRMDGNVVTKPSKDVSIDDNIEVDEGLDMPKGYFKLKRIQEETGLISEGDSIIDLGSSAGGFITFASEIAGKIHGLEFSHDFRSELGQLAHENENVSVIFDDVFSVPLAELSEEPVDVILSDMTLEPMVSLSALERVLPLLKDGGKVLQVIKVTKKCDRTPLLSKVEELGIDILHVLESHKQEIYVVGQKTGVREAMD; via the coding sequence ATGAGACTGGATGCATATCTTGTTGAAATGGGTCATTTCAAGTCCCGTGCTCGCTCCAAACAGGCTATTAAGGGTGGTCATGTGAGGATGGATGGTAATGTTGTAACAAAGCCTTCAAAGGATGTTTCTATAGATGATAATATCGAGGTTGATGAAGGTCTCGATATGCCAAAAGGTTATTTCAAGTTAAAGAGGATCCAGGAAGAAACGGGGCTCATCAGTGAAGGTGATAGTATCATTGACCTTGGTTCAAGTGCAGGTGGTTTCATCACGTTCGCATCAGAGATCGCCGGTAAGATCCATGGTCTGGAGTTCAGTCATGACTTCAGGTCCGAGCTCGGCCAGCTTGCTCATGAGAATGAGAACGTATCCGTAATTTTTGATGATGTCTTTAGTGTTCCTCTTGCGGAGCTTTCAGAGGAACCTGTGGATGTAATTCTGAGTGATATGACACTGGAACCTATGGTCTCCTTGTCAGCTCTTGAACGGGTGCTTCCACTGCTGAAGGATGGGGGTAAAGTTCTTCAGGTTATCAAGGTGACAAAGAAATGTGACAGAACACCATTGCTTTCAAAGGTGGAAGAACTTGGGATTGATATCCTGCATGTTCTGGAATCCCATAAACAGGAGATCTATGTTGTTGGCCAGAAGACAGGTGTTCGGGAAGCTATGGATTAA
- a CDS encoding oxidoreductase gives MLFEPISIADLNVKNRFVRSATNEWLAKEDGTPTTAIGDMYEELARNDVGLIITGYSYVNVQGKSNDKQQGIYDDRFIVPYSEITSRVHKYDSKIFIQIVHGGRQSVVQEGLPLLAPSAVEDASSGKKPVEMTEGDILNTIEDFVEAARRAKEAGFDGVQIHCAHGFLLSSFISPYTNHRADKWGGSVENRSRIITEITRLIREKVGEDFPIMVKLNATDGFDVFSGKFGLDAPECVEIASLLEKAGICAIEVSGGIFEAGDVMSQPNIDSEEKEAYFKRYSKMISDTVSIPVILVGGIRSKKVMDSILNGYADMVSFSRPFISEPDLVVKLRDGISDRVRCVSCNRCFDHNGIRCNYDFGNSA, from the coding sequence ATGCTTTTCGAACCAATTTCCATAGCAGATCTTAATGTGAAGAATCGTTTTGTGCGTTCAGCTACCAATGAATGGCTCGCAAAGGAAGATGGCACCCCTACTACTGCCATTGGTGACATGTATGAGGAACTTGCACGCAATGATGTGGGTTTGATAATCACCGGCTATTCTTATGTGAACGTGCAGGGGAAGAGCAACGATAAGCAGCAGGGCATATACGATGACAGGTTCATCGTTCCTTACAGTGAGATCACATCAAGGGTGCACAAGTATGACAGCAAGATCTTCATACAGATCGTGCACGGTGGTCGTCAGTCTGTGGTACAGGAAGGACTTCCTCTTCTAGCACCTTCGGCTGTTGAAGATGCTTCATCCGGGAAAAAACCTGTGGAAATGACAGAGGGAGACATTCTCAATACCATTGAGGACTTTGTGGAAGCTGCCAGACGTGCAAAGGAGGCAGGTTTTGATGGTGTGCAGATACATTGTGCACATGGCTTCCTTTTGAGCAGTTTCATTTCTCCTTATACGAATCACAGAGCTGACAAATGGGGTGGTTCTGTTGAGAACCGTTCCAGAATAATAACAGAGATAACAAGGCTTATTCGTGAGAAGGTTGGCGAGGATTTCCCGATCATGGTGAAGCTGAACGCTACGGACGGGTTTGATGTATTTTCAGGTAAGTTCGGGCTTGATGCTCCGGAATGCGTAGAGATCGCAAGCCTTCTCGAGAAGGCCGGGATCTGTGCAATTGAGGTAAGTGGCGGTATATTTGAAGCAGGGGATGTGATGTCCCAGCCGAATATTGATTCTGAAGAAAAAGAGGCATACTTTAAGCGTTATTCGAAGATGATAAGCGATACCGTAAGCATCCCGGTAATCCTGGTTGGAGGTATCAGGTCGAAGAAAGTTATGGACTCTATCTTAAATGGATATGCTGATATGGTCTCGTTCAGCAGGCCGTTCATAAGTGAGCCTGATCTTGTGGTAAAGTTAAGAGATGGCATATCTGACAGGGTAAGATGTGTGTCCTGCAACAGATGTTTCGATCACAATGGAATTCGCTGCAATTATGATTTTGGTAATTCCGCCTAA